The window CCCCGCCCCGCCGTTCAGGCTCTCCAAGAGCGTGGACTTTAACCCGCCCCCCAATCGCTTACCCGTGATCGTGCCCCCGCTGGCGGTGGTATCCAGGCCCAGATCACGGGCCGCGGTCGAAAGGTTCAGTTGTTCCACGCTAAAGGAGTAGCCGCCATCGGCGGTCAAGTCCGTCAATTGCAGACGGTTGTTGTTGATCGTGGCCTGCAGCCTGGTCGGCGCCGCGGCGTTAAGCAGATCGACGACATTTTGCAGGGTGAGCTGCTCCGCGGCGGGGCTAGCCGCCTGCAGCGTCCCGCCACTGGTGTAGGCGCTATCGGCGGGGACGACTTTTCCCAGGCCGGTGCTGCCCGCGACATTGGCCGCTGTAAAATACTGGCTGGCGGTGGGGTCGTTGGTGAGCGCGTCAATGATATCGTTGGCGTTAGTGTTTCCCTGGTCGATGCGAAACGTCAGTTTTTTTTGCAGGGGGTTGCTTTGGTCAAAGGTGACGGTTTCGTTGCCGCCGGTGATGAGGGCATCGTCAATAAACTCGATCCGCACGTCATCCAGTCCCGCGCCAGGGGTAACCGCCTTGAAGAGTAATTTGGCGTTGGGGCTGTCCGTCCCCAGGGTGGTGGCCGTGGCTTGGGGACCGGTGGTCGTGGCGGTATCCGTGGCGGTCACCAGGCCCGACCCATCCGAACCAGCCGCGCGGGCGGCGGTGATGACGGCGGTGACGCTGGAATTTGCGCTGACCGCGGCGATGACCTGGTCCGCCGTGCTATTACCCTCGTCAATATTGATCGTCAGGACCTTGGTCCCGGAATTATAACTGGCGGTTTCCGCTCCCGCGGTGATGCCGGGATTATCCACAAACTGCACCTGAATGCCCCCCGAATCCGGCCCGGCGACCGCCGCGGTGAACGTAATTTTGGCGTTGACGCCATTGGCCGCGGTGGTGGTGGCGGAGGCCTTGGTCCCCGTCGTCGCCAGTTTTTCAAAGTCGATCAACTGGCTGCTACCATCGCGAAAGCGAATGCGCAAATCGGCCAGCGCCCCGTCAAACCGGACTCCCCTTCCGTCGCGCAACCGGCTCAAACGCAGATCGCCAAACAGTCCATAAATGTCGTTCCCGCTGGCTGTGGACGAGGCGACATTGATTCCAGCCAACCCCAGGCTGGCAGCGGTGCTCCCGCCATTGACTTCCTCCACCCGCAAATTGGAACTACTTCCCCCCGATTGATCCACCAGCCGCAGCGTGTCATTGGACACATCGGCCTTGATCTTGAGCGTGGTTTGGGCGTTGATCGCGGCTAACACATCGTCGATCGTGCGGGCATACGCTAAATCGACTTCGGCGGAAACACCCGCGCGGTTAGTGATTTTGATTTTTCCCGGAGTGAATCCCGCGCCAAAGTTCAATTCATCCAACGCGACCCCGTTATTGATAAATCCCCCCGCCCGAAACTTAAATGTCCCGGCCCCCACGGCCGTCGTCGCGCTGGTAAAACGGCCGCTTTGCAACTGCTGCGCGCGGGCTTGCCGAATGGCCGTATATTGATACGAGCCTAGTTCCGGCGTCCCCGTGCTGGTCGCTTGAATCACCGCGGTGTCGCTACTGGCCACCGCCCGCTGGTCGTACAAAGAGTTATTCGTAAATTTTTTGACGGAGATTTGCACGGCCAACAATTGCGCCGTGAGCTGCGCGATGGCGTTACGCTGGTTGTCAACTTGCTTATTTTTAGCAACCAACAAATCGCGCGTGCGCCCCTGGATGGCGACTAACTGATTCACCGTCTCGGTGATGTTAATTCCGGTAACTAAACCGACGCTGGATTGAACGCGCGCCATGACCGTTGCCTATTTGTAAAAGCCCTTTCCTTGACCTGATTTCTAATCCTTGCGCCTTGGCCAAAAATTTCCCCGCCGACAGACGATATCCCCACCTTTGGCCTTTCAGCACAATTCTAGCTTTGGCTTCCCGAACAAATCCCAAAAGCAGCGCTGATTTTTCGTTTACCATCGATCAGCTTTTTTCAAAAACTGCTCATTTTTTGCTCAAGTTTCCCACGGACAGGACCGAGCCATAGAGAAACCCGTTAACCCAACTTGTGCTGTTCCCGCGGAATATGCGAGGTATGCTCCGCCTCCCCTTGTCGCAGAAAATGCGGCGCAGCCACGGTTTGACGCCGCGCGGGGATCGTCATGGCTGCCAGCTCTCCCGCGACCCGTTCCAGAACGTCCTGCCATTCCCCCGTCCGCGTCCCCCGCATCACCCGCACGCTGCCATACCATGGCGTGTTGTGGCCCGTGGGACCCCATCGCCATCCCTGAAACGCGGGAAGCAGGCACCAGGTCCGCACACCCAACGCTCCGGCTAGATGCACGGTGGCATTTCCCACCGCGATGACGGCATCGCAGGCGGCAATTCGCGCTAACGTCTCCTCCAGGTCATTTTTTAAATCACTTCCAGGCCAATCATGCACGGTGATCCCGGTTTGATTAAGGAGGTCGTGAATTTCCCCCTCAACCGCTCCATGCTGCAAATTCACCCAATGCGCCCGGGGCGTGGCCAGTAAACTTTCCCACTGGGCCAGCGGCAAACCACGAATTTGGCGGTCCAGCGGCTTCGCTCCCGCCAACCAAGAGAGACCAATTTTTGGCCCAGGCCCCAACTGCGACAGTCGGGCCTGC of the Pirellulales bacterium genome contains:
- the fliD gene encoding flagellar filament capping protein FliD — its product is MARVQSSVGLVTGINITETVNQLVAIQGRTRDLLVAKNKQVDNQRNAIAQLTAQLLAVQISVKKFTNNSLYDQRAVASSDTAVIQATSTGTPELGSYQYTAIRQARAQQLQSGRFTSATTAVGAGTFKFRAGGFINNGVALDELNFGAGFTPGKIKITNRAGVSAEVDLAYARTIDDVLAAINAQTTLKIKADVSNDTLRLVDQSGGSSSNLRVEEVNGGSTAASLGLAGINVASSTASGNDIYGLFGDLRLSRLRDGRGVRFDGALADLRIRFRDGSSQLIDFEKLATTGTKASATTTAANGVNAKITFTAAVAGPDSGGIQVQFVDNPGITAGAETASYNSGTKVLTINIDEGNSTADQVIAAVSANSSVTAVITAARAAGSDGSGLVTATDTATTTGPQATATTLGTDSPNAKLLFKAVTPGAGLDDVRIEFIDDALITGGNETVTFDQSNPLQKKLTFRIDQGNTNANDIIDALTNDPTASQYFTAANVAGSTGLGKVVPADSAYTSGGTLQAASPAAEQLTLQNVVDLLNAAAPTRLQATINNNRLQLTDLTADGGYSFSVEQLNLSTAARDLGLDTTASGGTITGKRLGGGLKSTLLESLNGGAGLGTLGTISLTDRGGTTAVVNLAAADTTDDVIQQINNAGLGILAGYNTARNGIVLTDTTGLTSSNLIIANNDATNTADKLGLTVNAAQTSKSSGDLKLQIVSEATRLSDLNGGAGVAAGSLTITDNNGASRSLQVDASLETVGDLLVAIESLGLSLQARINDAGDGIVLIDSTNNGASLLKVTDGGGGTGRDLHLLGAVKTATIDGQSKKIIDGSQYYSVELSSTDTLQDLGTKINALNGRVRATISNDGATVKPFQLNLFNQVSGKRGELLIDTSGVNFSLTESIAAQDALLQIGGGSGGTLASSASNTFSNLLPDVNLTLTGTSANPVTVTVSNTTSGIVGTVKELVDSYNRLRDNLTKLTAYNAETNTSAVLQGDGTTLRLENEVSRLVSGRFFGAGPIQSLQEIGVSLNDQGQLRLDESVLQAKLDSQPGDVQKFLKSTENGFAAKFDKLIEQLAGVGTSLLINRAGALTRKFDSNQTRVEFLNARLDRYKERLTLQFQRSELVISKLKANQTYLNTLSNLAANINTT